In Helicobacter bilis, a genomic segment contains:
- the rplR gene encoding 50S ribosomal protein L18, with the protein MTAKVLEKKKILREKCKKRIRSQCNGSATKPRVSVFRSNKHFYAQAIDDSKGHTIAAIDSRVLKVGNTKEDTNKMGAEFAKLLKAKNIDAVVFDRNGYLYHGVVAAFADGLRNNGIAL; encoded by the coding sequence ATGACAGCTAAAGTTTTAGAGAAAAAAAAGATTCTAAGAGAAAAATGTAAAAAGCGTATCCGTTCTCAATGCAATGGAAGTGCGACAAAGCCACGAGTAAGTGTATTCCGTTCAAATAAACATTTTTACGCACAAGCTATTGATGATAGCAAAGGGCATACAATCGCAGCTATTGATAGCAGAGTATTAAAAGTTGGCAATACAAAAGAAGACACAAATAAAATGGGTGCTGAATTTGCAAAGCTTTTAAAAGCAAAAAATATTGATGCAGTTGTGTTTGATAGAAATGGATATTTATATCATGGTGTAGTTGCTGCATTTGCTGATGGCTTAAGAAATAATGGCATAGCTCTATAA
- the rpmG gene encoding 50S ribosomal protein L33 encodes MAKGNLVKVGLKCSECGDINYSTTKNAKTNTEKLELKKFCPRLNKHTIHKEVKLKTS; translated from the coding sequence ATGGCAAAGGGTAATTTGGTTAAAGTTGGATTGAAGTGTTCTGAGTGTGGTGATATTAATTATAGCACTACAAAGAATGCAAAAACAAATACAGAAAAACTGGAGCTTAAAAAGTTCTGCCCAAGATTAAATAAACATACAATACATAAAGAAGTAAAGCTTAAAACAAGCTGA
- the rplN gene encoding 50S ribosomal protein L14 — protein sequence MIQSFTRLSVADNSGAKEVMCIKVLGGSHKRYASVGDVIVVSVKKAIPNGKVKKGQVLKAVVVRTKKEIHRDNGSLVRFDDNAAVLLDAKREPIGTRIFGPVSREVRYANFMKIVSLAPEVL from the coding sequence ATGATACAGAGTTTTACAAGACTAAGCGTTGCTGACAATAGCGGTGCAAAAGAGGTTATGTGTATCAAAGTTTTAGGCGGTAGCCATAAGCGGTATGCAAGCGTAGGTGATGTTATTGTGGTGTCTGTTAAAAAGGCTATCCCAAATGGCAAGGTAAAAAAAGGGCAAGTGTTAAAAGCTGTTGTTGTCCGCACAAAAAAAGAGATTCACAGAGACAATGGCTCTCTTGTGCGTTTTGATGATAATGCGGCAGTATTGCTTGATGCAAAAAGAGAGCCAATTGGCACTCGTATTTTTGGTCCAGTTAGTAGAGAAGTGCGATATGCGAATTTTATGAAGATAGTATCGTTAGCTCCGGAGGTATTATAG
- the rpsE gene encoding 30S ribosomal protein S5 yields the protein MEINREEFSEVVVNIGRVTKVVKGGRRFRFNALVVVGNRNGLVGFGLGKAKEVPDAIKKAIDDAFKNIVQVNIKGTTIAHDIEHKYNASKILLKPASEGTGVIAGGSARPVIELAGIKDILTKSLGSNNPYNVVRATIDALVRIKA from the coding sequence GTGGAAATCAATAGAGAAGAATTTAGTGAAGTTGTGGTAAATATAGGACGTGTAACAAAAGTTGTAAAAGGTGGTAGAAGATTCCGCTTTAATGCTCTTGTTGTTGTTGGTAATCGTAATGGGTTAGTGGGCTTTGGTTTAGGCAAAGCCAAAGAAGTCCCCGATGCGATTAAAAAAGCAATTGATGATGCGTTTAAAAATATCGTGCAAGTCAATATTAAAGGCACAACAATAGCACATGATATTGAGCATAAATATAATGCAAGCAAGATTCTATTAAAGCCTGCAAGCGAGGGAACTGGTGTTATTGCTGGTGGAAGCGCTCGTCCTGTTATAGAGCTTGCTGGTATCAAAGATATTTTGACAAAATCGCTTGGCTCTAATAATCCATACAATGTAGTGCGTGCGACTATTGATGCGCTTGTTAGAATCAAGGCGTAA
- the rpsC gene encoding 30S ribosomal protein S3, giving the protein MGQKVNPIGLRLGINRNWTSRWFPNAQNTPERIGEDHIIRKFLKKELYYASVSEIIIERMATKLRVTVVAAKPGLIIGKKGADIEKVKETLRKLVNKDVAINIKEVKRAQANAQLAAESVAMQLERRVAFRRAMKKVMQQAMKSGAKGIKVKVSGRLAGAEMARTEWYMEGRVPLHTLRAKIDYGFAEAATTYGIIGVKVWIFKGEVLQKGIQTEREESKDSRTKAKRR; this is encoded by the coding sequence ATGGGTCAAAAAGTCAATCCAATCGGACTAAGATTAGGCATTAATAGAAATTGGACTTCAAGATGGTTTCCAAACGCTCAAAACACACCGGAGAGAATTGGCGAGGATCACATTATTCGTAAATTCTTGAAAAAAGAACTTTATTATGCGAGTGTAAGTGAAATTATCATTGAACGCATGGCAACAAAGCTTCGTGTAACCGTAGTAGCAGCAAAGCCGGGGTTAATCATCGGTAAAAAAGGTGCGGATATTGAAAAGGTAAAAGAAACTTTAAGAAAGCTTGTCAATAAAGATGTTGCTATAAACATTAAAGAAGTTAAAAGAGCGCAGGCTAACGCACAGCTTGCAGCAGAGAGTGTTGCAATGCAGCTTGAGCGTAGAGTTGCGTTTAGACGAGCGATGAAAAAAGTTATGCAGCAAGCAATGAAGTCTGGTGCAAAAGGCATTAAGGTAAAAGTGTCTGGTCGTTTAGCAGGTGCTGAAATGGCAAGAACAGAATGGTATATGGAAGGTAGAGTGCCTTTGCATACACTGCGTGCAAAAATTGATTATGGTTTTGCTGAAGCGGCAACGACTTATGGAATCATTGGTGTAAAAGTTTGGATCTTTAAAGGCGAAGTTTTACAAAAGGGTATCCAGACTGAAAGAGAAGAATCAAAAGATTCTCGCACGAAAGCTAAAAGGAGATAG
- the rpmC gene encoding 50S ribosomal protein L29: MKYTDLKDKDLPELRQLLKDKKTELFTLRIKLKTAQLTKPSEISVVRKDIARIATAISAKLNLEENN, from the coding sequence ATGAAATATACTGATTTGAAAGATAAGGATTTGCCAGAATTAAGGCAATTATTGAAAGATAAGAAAACAGAGTTATTTACCTTGAGAATAAAGCTAAAAACAGCACAGCTAACTAAGCCTAGCGAAATTAGCGTTGTGCGTAAAGATATTGCGCGTATTGCGACAGCAATATCAGCTAAACTCAATTTAGAAGAAAATAATTAA
- the rplX gene encoding 50S ribosomal protein L24 codes for MNKVKIKKGDMVTIIAGDDKGKSGEVLAVFPKKNTLIVKDCKVAKKAVKPTDDNKKGGFVAKEMPIHISNVKKS; via the coding sequence GTGAATAAGGTAAAGATTAAAAAGGGCGATATGGTAACAATTATCGCTGGTGATGACAAGGGTAAAAGCGGTGAAGTTCTTGCCGTGTTCCCAAAGAAAAATACTTTGATTGTTAAAGATTGTAAAGTGGCAAAAAAGGCAGTAAAGCCAACAGATGATAATAAAAAAGGTGGTTTTGTTGCAAAAGAAATGCCTATACATATTTCTAATGTAAAAAAATCATAG
- the tuf gene encoding elongation factor Tu, translating to MAKEKFNRSKPHVNVGTIGHVDHGKTTLSAAISAVLATKGLAELKDYDNIDNAPEEKERGITIATSHIEYETENRHYAHVDCPGHADYVKNMITGAAQMDGAILVVSASDGPMPQTREHILLSRQVGVPYIVVFLNKQDMLDDPELLELVEMEVRDLLNEYEFPGDDTPIVGGSALKALEEAKAGTVGEWGQKILDLMAAVDSYIPTPKRDVDKTFLMPVEDVFSIAGRGTVVTGRIERGVVKVGDEVEIVGIRDTQKTTVTGVEMFRKEMDQGEAGDNVGVLLRGTKKEEVERGMVLCKPGSITPHKKFEAEIYVLTKDEGGRHTPFHNNYRPQFYVRTTDVTGAIILPEGTELVMPGDNVKITVELLNPIALELGTRFAIREGGRTVGAGAVTKIIE from the coding sequence ATGGCTAAAGAGAAATTTAACAGAAGTAAGCCGCATGTGAATGTGGGAACTATTGGGCATGTCGATCATGGTAAAACAACTTTGAGTGCTGCCATCTCTGCTGTATTGGCAACTAAGGGTCTTGCGGAGCTTAAAGATTATGACAATATTGACAACGCACCAGAAGAGAAAGAAAGAGGTATTACAATCGCTACTTCTCATATTGAGTATGAGACAGAAAACAGACACTATGCGCATGTGGATTGCCCCGGACACGCGGACTATGTAAAAAACATGATTACAGGTGCTGCACAAATGGATGGTGCGATTTTGGTTGTGTCTGCATCTGATGGTCCTATGCCACAGACAAGAGAGCATATTCTACTTTCAAGACAAGTAGGTGTTCCATATATTGTTGTATTTTTGAATAAGCAAGATATGCTTGATGACCCTGAATTGCTTGAGTTAGTAGAAATGGAAGTAAGGGATTTATTAAATGAGTATGAATTCCCGGGTGATGATACACCTATCGTTGGTGGGTCTGCACTAAAAGCGCTTGAAGAGGCAAAAGCTGGAACGGTTGGTGAATGGGGACAAAAGATTCTAGATCTTATGGCTGCTGTTGATAGCTACATTCCTACACCAAAAAGAGATGTTGATAAAACTTTCCTTATGCCTGTTGAAGATGTGTTCTCTATCGCTGGTCGTGGAACGGTTGTTACAGGTAGAATTGAAAGAGGCGTTGTAAAAGTAGGTGATGAAGTTGAAATCGTGGGAATCCGTGATACACAGAAAACTACTGTTACAGGTGTTGAAATGTTCCGTAAAGAAATGGATCAAGGTGAGGCTGGCGATAATGTCGGTGTGCTTTTGCGTGGAACTAAGAAAGAGGAAGTAGAAAGGGGTATGGTGCTTTGTAAGCCCGGCTCAATCACTCCACATAAAAAGTTTGAAGCTGAAATCTATGTTCTTACAAAAGATGAAGGCGGAAGACATACACCATTCCATAACAACTATCGTCCGCAATTCTATGTGCGAACAACAGATGTTACAGGTGCGATTATTTTACCAGAAGGCACTGAACTTGTAATGCCGGGTGATAATGTTAAAATCACTGTTGAATTATTGAATCCTATTGCATTAGAGCTTGGGACAAGATTTGCTATCCGCGAGGGTGGTAGAACAGTTGGTGCTGGTGCTGTAACAAAAATCATTGAATAG
- the rplF gene encoding 50S ribosomal protein L6 — MSRIGKKPISIPDGIEVKVDNSKIIFKGKKESKELETHGRVGIKLEDKQLSFSLLDDMPQSRAFWGTYRALANNIVVGLHEGFTKTLEINGVGYKANVSGKTLELALGFSHPIKYPIPENVEIGVEKNTITIKGSDKQQIGQIAAEIREFRPPEPYKGKGVKYSDEVILRKAGKTSKK; from the coding sequence ATGTCAAGAATTGGTAAGAAGCCTATCAGTATCCCAGATGGTATTGAAGTAAAGGTTGATAATAGTAAAATCATTTTCAAAGGCAAGAAAGAGAGCAAAGAGCTTGAGACGCATGGTAGAGTTGGCATTAAGCTTGAAGATAAGCAATTATCTTTTTCACTATTAGACGATATGCCACAATCTCGTGCATTTTGGGGAACTTATCGTGCGTTAGCAAACAATATTGTTGTAGGTTTGCATGAAGGCTTTACAAAAACACTTGAGATTAATGGTGTAGGTTATAAGGCAAATGTAAGCGGCAAGACTCTAGAGTTAGCACTTGGATTCTCTCACCCAATTAAGTATCCTATCCCTGAAAATGTTGAAATTGGTGTTGAAAAAAATACCATTACCATTAAAGGAAGTGATAAACAGCAAATTGGACAAATTGCCGCAGAGATTAGAGAGTTTAGACCACCAGAACCATATAAAGGTAAGGGTGTGAAATACAGCGATGAAGTGATATTGCGTAAAGCAGGAAAAACTTCTAAAAAATAA
- the map gene encoding type I methionyl aminopeptidase translates to MSIATRNKNELALLAQANKVVALTLDYAKTIVSEGISLLELDKAIEDKILSLESLPSFKGLYGFPNAACISVNQVIIHGIPTDYRLRQGDIVGIDIGTKYKNYYGDGAITIGVGKVSDKDTKLMECSLRTLYNTIDSIKAGMRFKEISAILQENIEGMGFVPLLGFCGHGIGTKPHEEPSIPNYLEDGVKMGGPKVKNGMVFCLEPMVCQKNGEPVILDDKWSVVSKDGLNTSHHEHTIAIIDGKARILTEL, encoded by the coding sequence ATGAGTATTGCGACAAGAAATAAAAATGAATTAGCATTACTAGCACAAGCAAACAAAGTGGTTGCCCTAACGCTTGATTATGCTAAAACGATAGTAAGTGAGGGGATTAGTCTTTTAGAGCTTGACAAGGCAATCGAAGATAAGATTCTATCATTAGAATCATTGCCAAGCTTTAAAGGATTATATGGCTTTCCTAATGCGGCATGTATATCTGTGAATCAAGTGATTATACATGGCATTCCAACTGATTATCGCTTAAGACAGGGCGATATCGTTGGCATTGATATTGGCACGAAATATAAAAATTATTATGGCGATGGAGCAATTACTATTGGTGTAGGCAAGGTAAGCGATAAGGATACAAAGCTTATGGAGTGTTCCTTACGCACACTTTATAATACAATAGATTCCATAAAAGCTGGTATGCGATTTAAAGAGATTAGTGCCATTTTACAGGAAAATATCGAGGGCATGGGCTTTGTGCCTTTGCTTGGATTCTGCGGACATGGCATAGGCACAAAGCCACATGAAGAGCCAAGTATCCCAAACTATTTAGAAGATGGTGTCAAAATGGGCGGTCCTAAGGTAAAAAATGGCATGGTATTCTGCCTTGAGCCTATGGTATGTCAAAAAAATGGCGAACCCGTCATTTTAGATGATAAATGGTCTGTTGTAAGCAAAGATGGCTTAAACACTTCTCATCATGAGCACACAATCGCAATCATTGATGGAAAGGCAAGAATTTTAACGGAGTTATAA
- the rplO gene encoding 50S ribosomal protein L15, translated as MLEKIKPAENSTKDIKRVGRGQGSGMGKTSTRGGKGQTARTGYKAKRGFEGGQQPLQRRLPKVGFNSHVEKPFVINVEKQKKVATLDSINLETLRSIYTIPKYVTKVKLIGAGAKNLKSKISDESVVVTGQA; from the coding sequence ATGTTAGAAAAAATTAAACCCGCTGAGAATAGCACAAAAGACATTAAAAGAGTAGGGCGAGGGCAGGGTTCTGGCATGGGTAAAACTTCTACTCGTGGTGGTAAAGGGCAAACTGCAAGAACAGGTTATAAAGCAAAAAGAGGCTTTGAGGGCGGACAGCAACCATTACAAAGAAGATTGCCAAAAGTTGGTTTTAACTCACATGTGGAAAAGCCTTTTGTTATTAATGTTGAAAAACAAAAAAAAGTTGCAACACTAGATTCTATAAACCTTGAGACTTTACGCTCGATCTACACAATCCCAAAATATGTTACAAAAGTAAAGCTTATTGGGGCAGGTGCAAAGAATCTAAAATCTAAAATCAGCGATGAAAGTGTTGTAGTAACTGGACAAGCTTAA
- the rplV gene encoding 50S ribosomal protein L22, with protein MAKKQNTKQTNGGVAILRYARLSPTKARLIARQVQGMNAEVALASLEFTPNKAAKAIYKTLASALANGGFESTGAEVTSCRVDAGPVLRRFMPRARGRATPIRKPMAHIYVEVNAVKKAAKQTSKKSKGEVK; from the coding sequence ATGGCTAAAAAACAGAATACAAAACAAACAAATGGTGGTGTAGCTATTTTGCGTTATGCGCGTCTATCTCCCACGAAAGCGCGTTTAATCGCAAGGCAAGTGCAAGGCATGAATGCTGAAGTTGCATTAGCAAGTTTAGAATTTACTCCAAACAAGGCAGCAAAAGCTATTTATAAAACATTGGCATCAGCACTTGCAAATGGTGGGTTTGAATCTACTGGAGCTGAAGTTACTTCGTGTAGGGTTGATGCAGGTCCGGTATTGCGTCGTTTCATGCCAAGGGCGAGAGGCAGGGCAACTCCTATACGAAAGCCTATGGCACATATATATGTGGAAGTAAATGCAGTGAAAAAGGCAGCTAAACAAACAAGCAAAAAAAGTAAAGGTGAGGTTAAGTAA
- the rpsH gene encoding 30S ribosomal protein S8: MVNDIIADSLTRIRNAAMRKLDSTELYYAKIVASIMEVFKQRGFIKDYKINDKDGKQSIFVQLAYDDSGVSVINEITRISKPGRRVYKTSKELKRFKNGYGIIVVSTSKGVIANDEAYKTNVGGEALCSIW; encoded by the coding sequence ATGGTCAATGATATTATTGCAGATTCTCTTACGCGGATTAGAAATGCAGCAATGAGAAAGCTTGATAGCACTGAATTATATTATGCAAAAATTGTTGCAAGTATTATGGAAGTTTTTAAGCAAAGAGGCTTTATTAAAGATTACAAAATCAATGATAAAGATGGCAAACAAAGCATTTTCGTGCAACTTGCTTATGATGATTCTGGTGTTTCTGTGATTAATGAAATCACTCGTATCAGTAAGCCTGGAAGAAGAGTGTATAAAACTTCTAAGGAATTAAAAAGATTCAAAAATGGTTATGGAATCATCGTTGTTAGCACAAGCAAAGGTGTAATCGCAAATGATGAAGCTTATAAAACAAATGTTGGAGGCGAAGCCCTCTGCAGTATTTGGTAG
- the secY gene encoding preprotein translocase subunit SecY: MNKSILNKILITLAFLFAYRMLSYVPVPGVDAEVLKRIFDSNASNALGLFNMFSGNALERVSIISLGIMPYITASIIMELLSATFANIGKMKKERDGMQQYMQIIRYLTIFITIVQAISVSYGLQSIDGGSAIMLHNMTLFVSIAVISMLAGTMLLMWIGEQITQRGVGNGISLIIFAGIVSGIPGAIGAEFSAVSENEKSTFQLLLVLAVILITVFVIIYVELGERRVPISYARKVIMQNQHKRIMNYIPIKINLSGVIPPIFASALLVFPSTILQQFAGKQVAENQANSDSWLVIIADYISPSSYFYNILMFIFIIFFAYFYSSIVFNAKDIADNLKRQNGYIPGLRPGENTASYLNKVAGHLTFWGALYLAIISTIPWILLKGIGVHFVFGGTSVLIVVQVAIDTMRKIEAQLYTSKYQTLSAVGI, translated from the coding sequence ATGAATAAAAGTATTCTCAATAAAATTCTTATTACTCTAGCATTCTTATTTGCTTATAGAATGCTATCTTATGTTCCTGTTCCCGGCGTTGATGCTGAAGTGTTAAAACGCATTTTTGATAGCAATGCAAGCAATGCGCTTGGACTTTTTAATATGTTTAGCGGTAATGCGTTGGAACGCGTTAGTATTATCTCTCTTGGTATCATGCCTTATATCACCGCATCAATTATCATGGAGCTTTTATCAGCGACTTTTGCAAATATCGGCAAGATGAAAAAAGAGAGAGATGGTATGCAGCAGTATATGCAGATTATCCGCTATCTTACGATATTTATTACAATTGTGCAGGCAATTAGCGTTTCTTATGGTTTGCAAAGTATTGATGGTGGTAGTGCTATTATGCTGCACAATATGACTTTATTTGTATCTATTGCGGTCATTTCTATGCTTGCTGGGACAATGCTTCTTATGTGGATAGGAGAGCAGATTACACAAAGAGGCGTGGGTAATGGTATAAGCCTTATCATTTTTGCTGGGATTGTATCTGGGATTCCGGGTGCGATTGGTGCGGAGTTTAGTGCGGTAAGCGAGAATGAAAAAAGCACATTCCAACTATTACTTGTATTGGCAGTTATCCTTATTACCGTGTTTGTTATTATTTATGTTGAGCTTGGTGAAAGAAGAGTGCCTATCTCTTATGCGCGTAAAGTCATCATGCAAAATCAGCATAAGCGGATTATGAACTACATTCCAATTAAGATAAATTTAAGCGGTGTTATTCCACCTATTTTTGCTTCAGCCCTGCTTGTTTTTCCATCAACCATATTGCAGCAATTTGCAGGAAAACAGGTTGCAGAAAATCAAGCAAATAGCGACTCGTGGCTTGTTATAATTGCAGATTATATAAGCCCATCATCGTATTTTTATAATATCCTTATGTTTATCTTTATTATCTTTTTTGCGTATTTTTACTCTTCAATCGTATTTAACGCAAAAGATATAGCAGATAATCTCAAGCGACAAAATGGCTATATACCCGGCCTAAGACCCGGAGAGAATACCGCAAGTTATCTCAATAAGGTAGCAGGGCATTTAACATTCTGGGGTGCTTTATATCTTGCGATTATTTCTACTATTCCGTGGATTCTATTAAAAGGTATAGGGGTGCATTTTGTGTTTGGTGGGACTTCTGTATTGATTGTAGTTCAAGTTGCTATTGATACAATGAGAAAGATTGAGGCACAGCTCTATACAAGCAAGTATCAAACATTAAGTGCGGTGGGAATCTAA
- the rplE gene encoding 50S ribosomal protein L5 yields MYALKERYKNEIREELKKALDIKNPMLLPKLEKIVISVGAGEYAKEAKIMQNIADTISLIAGQKAIITKAKKSVAGFKMREGMPMGVKVTLRGNMMYNFLEKLIVIALPRVKDFRGIPRNGFDGRGNYSFGLNEQLMFPEVVYDDIMVTHGMNITIVTSTDDDKEAFKLLELLGMPFAKGR; encoded by the coding sequence ATGTATGCTTTAAAAGAACGATATAAAAATGAGATTAGAGAAGAGCTTAAAAAAGCGTTAGATATTAAGAATCCTATGCTTTTACCAAAGTTAGAAAAGATTGTGATTAGCGTAGGTGCTGGTGAGTATGCTAAAGAGGCAAAGATTATGCAAAACATTGCTGATACTATCTCTTTGATTGCAGGGCAAAAGGCAATTATCACAAAGGCAAAAAAATCTGTTGCAGGTTTTAAAATGCGTGAAGGTATGCCAATGGGTGTAAAAGTTACTTTGCGTGGCAATATGATGTATAACTTTTTAGAAAAACTCATCGTTATTGCATTGCCAAGAGTGAAAGACTTTAGAGGGATACCTCGCAATGGCTTTGATGGTCGTGGTAATTATAGCTTTGGTTTAAACGAGCAGCTTATGTTTCCTGAAGTTGTTTATGATGATATTATGGTTACGCATGGTATGAATATTACGATTGTAACAAGCACAGATGATGATAAAGAAGCCTTTAAGCTTTTAGAATTACTTGGTATGCCGTTTGCAAAAGGGAGATAA
- the infA gene encoding translation initiation factor IF-1 produces MAKDDVIKVDGKVIEALPSTTFRVELENKHIVLCHISGKMRMHNIKILPGDNVQIELTPYSLDKGRIVLRYPRD; encoded by the coding sequence ATGGCAAAAGATGATGTAATTAAAGTAGATGGTAAAGTAATAGAGGCATTGCCTAGCACGACATTTAGAGTAGAGTTAGAAAATAAACACATAGTGCTTTGTCATATTTCTGGCAAAATGCGTATGCACAATATCAAGATTCTACCCGGCGATAATGTGCAAATAGAATTAACACCATATAGCCTTGATAAAGGTCGTATTGTTTTGCGTTATCCGCGTGATTAG
- the rplP gene encoding 50S ribosomal protein L16, giving the protein MLMPKRTKYRKQMKGRNRGKSHRGNALAFGDIGIKALEHGRIDSRQIESARIAMTRHVKRAGKVWIRVFPDKPLTAKPLEVRMGKGKGSVEKWVMNIKPGRIIYEMIGIDEATARDALALAQSKLPFKTKIVTSESENEIY; this is encoded by the coding sequence ATGTTAATGCCAAAAAGGACAAAATATAGAAAGCAGATGAAAGGCAGAAATCGCGGTAAATCTCATCGCGGTAATGCCCTTGCATTTGGCGATATTGGTATCAAAGCCCTAGAGCATGGCAGAATAGATTCAAGACAGATAGAATCTGCAAGGATTGCTATGACTCGCCATGTAAAAAGGGCAGGTAAGGTATGGATACGAGTTTTCCCAGATAAGCCTTTAACTGCAAAGCCACTTGAAGTGAGAATGGGTAAAGGTAAGGGTAGTGTTGAAAAATGGGTTATGAATATTAAGCCCGGTCGTATTATCTATGAGATGATTGGTATTGATGAGGCAACAGCACGCGATGCGCTTGCATTAGCACAAAGTAAATTACCATTTAAAACAAAAATTGTAACGAGCGAGAGTGAAAATGAAATATACTGA
- the secE gene encoding preprotein translocase subunit SecE — protein MVKIKKYYKESKDELGKVIFPTKEQVRTAFVSVIIVVSVIALFLAVIDVFFHYTISRIVS, from the coding sequence ATAGTGAAGATAAAAAAATATTATAAAGAATCTAAAGATGAGTTGGGAAAAGTTATCTTTCCAACAAAAGAGCAAGTGCGGACTGCATTTGTTTCTGTGATTATTGTTGTTTCTGTAATTGCCTTGTTTCTGGCGGTTATCGATGTCTTTTTCCATTATACGATTTCGCGTATAGTATCTTAG
- the rpsQ gene encoding 30S ribosomal protein S17: protein MSEKQAHKRVIQGKVVSIAGNKSAVILVERKVVHPKYRKIVKRFKKYIIHDEEHKAKVGDVVSAIECKPISKHKAFTLKDIVVVGVSE, encoded by the coding sequence ATGAGTGAAAAGCAAGCACACAAAAGAGTAATACAAGGCAAGGTCGTAAGTATTGCGGGTAATAAAAGTGCGGTTATTTTAGTAGAACGAAAAGTTGTGCATCCAAAATACCGCAAAATCGTAAAAAGATTCAAAAAATATATCATTCATGATGAAGAGCATAAAGCAAAGGTTGGTGATGTGGTAAGTGCGATTGAGTGTAAGCCTATCTCTAAACATAAAGCCTTCACATTGAAAGATATTGTAGTAGTAGGAGTGTCAGAATGA
- the nusG gene encoding transcription termination/antitermination protein NusG, giving the protein MEFQWYAIQTYSGSEQSVKKAIENLIEQNNASHRLKNIVVPTEDVFEIKDKKKKTVQRSIYPGYVFVYINLDTELWHMIQSLPRVGRFIGESKKPTPLSEADIQNILDKIENRPAPRPKVSFATGESVLITDGPFANFTGVVESYDIKTKKLKLNVSIFGRNTLTEINDVQVEKIL; this is encoded by the coding sequence ATGGAATTTCAATGGTATGCAATACAAACATATTCGGGAAGTGAGCAGTCTGTAAAAAAGGCTATAGAGAATCTTATTGAGCAGAATAATGCTTCCCATCGTTTGAAAAACATAGTTGTTCCTACTGAAGATGTTTTTGAAATTAAAGATAAGAAGAAAAAGACGGTGCAAAGAAGTATCTATCCGGGATATGTGTTTGTATATATTAACTTGGATACGGAGCTTTGGCATATGATTCAGTCATTACCAAGAGTTGGTAGATTCATTGGAGAGAGCAAAAAGCCCACGCCTTTAAGTGAAGCAGATATTCAAAATATTTTAGATAAGATTGAGAATAGACCTGCACCTCGCCCTAAAGTTTCATTTGCTACCGGCGAGTCTGTCTTAATCACAGATGGACCTTTTGCTAACTTCACTGGTGTCGTTGAGAGTTATGATATAAAAACTAAGAAATTAAAGCTTAATGTTTCTATTTTTGGTCGTAATACTCTCACAGAGATTAATGATGTGCAAGTTGAAAAAATTCTTTAA
- a CDS encoding type Z 30S ribosomal protein S14 yields MAKKSMIAKAKRKAKFSVRKYTRCQVCGRPHSVYRDFSLCRVCLRKMGNEGLIPGLRKASW; encoded by the coding sequence ATGGCAAAGAAATCTATGATAGCAAAAGCAAAGAGAAAAGCAAAATTTAGTGTTCGCAAATATACGCGTTGTCAAGTATGTGGCAGACCACATTCTGTGTATCGTGATTTTTCTTTGTGTCGCGTGTGTTTAAGAAAAATGGGCAATGAGGGATTAATCCCCGGTTTAAGAAAAGCAAGCTGGTAA